CGCCATGGTCACTGCCTCGCACAACGAGAATGGCTGGACCGGTGTCAAGATGGGCGCGGCGCGGCCGCTGACCTTCGGCCCCGATGAAATGAGCGCGCTGAAGGCGATCGTGCTGGCCGGTGACTTCGATCTTGCCGGCGGCGGTTCCTATAACTTCATCCGCGATTTTCGCGCGACCTATCTCGACGATCTGATCCGCGACAAGCGCATCACGCGAAAGCTGAAAGTGGTCGCCGCTTGCGGCAACGGCACCGCCGGCGCCTTTGCGCCGGAAGCGCTGCAGCGCATCGGCTGCGAGGTCATCCCGCTCGATGTCGAGCTCGACCACACTTTCCCGCGCTACAACCCCAATCCCGAGGACATGAAGATGCTGCATGCCATCAGGGACAAGGTGCTGGAGACCGGCGCCGATGTCGGGCTCGGCTTCGACGGCGATGGCGACCGTTGCGGTGTCGTCGACAATGAAGGCAACGAGATTTTTGCCGACAAGGTCGGCGTCATGCTCGCGCGCGATATTTCGCTGCTCCACCCGGGCTCGACCTTCGTCGTCGACGTCAAGTCTACTGGCCTGTTCAACACCGACGCAGTGCTGCGCGCCAATGGCGCCGTCACCGACTACTGGAAGACCGGCCACTCCTACATCAAGCGCCGCGTCGCCGAGCTCGGCGCTGTCGCCGGCTTCGAAAAGTCAGGCCATTTCTTCTTCAACCCGCCGATCGGGCGCGGCTACGACGACGGGCTGGTCACGGCAATCGCCATCTGCCAGATGCTGGACCGCAGTCCCAGCAGTTCGATGGCCGATCTCTACCGCGCATTGCCGCTGACCTTCGGCACGCCGACCATGTCGCCGCACTGCGCCGACGATGTGAAGTATGGTTTGGTCGAGCGAGTGGTTGCCGATTTTCAGGCGATGCAGCGCGATGGCGCCAGCTTCGCTGGCCAGAAGATCGTTGACCTGATCACCGTCAACGGCGTACGCGTCGTCGCCGAGGACGGCACCTGGGGGCTGGTGCGCGCCTCGTCGAACAAGCCGGAGCTTGTCGTCGTCGTCGAAAGCCCGGTGTCGTCGGATCGTCGCCGGCAGATGTTCGACGCCGTTGACGCGGTGCTGCGTCGCAGCCCCGAAGTCGGCCCCTACAACCAGACTTTTTGACAGGGCGTCCATGACCGAGCGGATCGTCAGTTTTGTCATGAGCGGCGGCGTCGGCTCGCGGCTCTGGCCGCTGTCGCGCCAGGACAATCCCAAGCAGTTCCACGACTTTTCCGGCGATGGTTCGATGCTGGCCAAGACGTTGCGCCGGCTGACTGCAAGACCTAATGGCGAAACACCGATCTTCCTGATCGCCTCGGAGCGGCATGCAGACCGCGTCCATGCCGATCTCGCCGGCCTCGACCTTTCCGGGGGCGGGCCGCTGTTCGAGCCGACCGGCCGTAACACGGCGGCCGCTGTCGCGCTGGCCAGCCTGCGCACGCTCTCCGAATATGGCGACGAGTTGGTGCTGGTGGTGCCCTCCGACCATGAGATTTCGACGCCTCGACAGTTCTGGGAGAGCATCGAGGCGGGCGCAGCGGCGGCCAGCGCCGGCCGGCTGGTGGTGTTCGGCATCAAGCCGACGCAGCCCGAAACAGGTTACGGCTATATCGAGGTCGCGACCGACCGGGACGGCGTGTTCGATGTCTCGCGCTTCGTCGAGAAGCCCGATCTTGCAACGGCCCAGACCTATCTCGAGGCCGGTAATTTCTACTGGAATACCGGTATCTTCCTGTTTCGAGCCGGCGCCATGCGCGATGCCTTCGCCGCTTTCGCGCCGAAAATCTGGCAGGCGACCGAAGCCGCCTACAAGTCGGCGACCAGCGATCTGTCCGGCCTCTATATGCCGCTGGAACTCTATTCGGCCATCCCTTCGACTTCGATCGACTACGCCGTCATGGAGCGTGCGAAGGATATCGCCATGGTGCCTGCCGGCTTCCGCTGGAACGATCTAGGCTCCTGGCAATCGCTGCTCGATGTCGGCCCCTCAGACAAAGAGGGAAACGTCATCGTCGGCGACGTCGTCGCCATCGATTGCGAGAACTCCTATATCCGCAGCGACGGTCGCCTGGTGTCGGCGATCGGGATGAGGGACGTCGCCATCGTCACGACGGTGGACGCTATCTTCGTTGCGCCGGTCAGCCACAGCCAGCACGTCAAGAAGATCGTCGAGCAGTTGGAAAAATCCGGCCGGTTGGAGACGAGGTTCACGCCGGCGCATGACCGCGTCATCGACAGCGGTGCCTGGCGCCGTCGCGTACATCACTGGCTGTTCGAGGAGACGCTGCCGCTGTGGTCGACATTGGGCGTCGATGAGCGCCACGGCGGCTTCCACGAGGCGCTGGCCTTCGACGGCTCGCCGCTGATGAAGCCGAAACGCATGCGCACGCAGGCGCGCCAGGTCTACGCCTTCGCGGTCGCCAAGGCGCGCGGCTGGGACGGCCCGGCCGAGCGGCTGATCGCCCACGGCATTGACTTCATGGCCGGAAAGGGTCGCACCGATAGAGGCGGCTGGGTGCGCACGCTCAATGTCGACGGCTCGGTCGCCGATCCGGTTGAGGACGCCTACGATCATTCCTGCGTGCTCTTGGCGTTGGCGCATGCCCATATGTCCAACCATCCCGATGCCTTGCGGCTCGGCGAAGAGACTTTCGCTTTTCTTGATGCGCATCTCGAGGACAGCCGCATGACCGGTTCCTCGAAACCTTGGACGGTATGGGCGAACGGCGCTCCAACCCGCATATGCATCTGCTCGAAGCCTTCCTCGCTTGGCACCGGGCGACTGGCGAGCGCGCCCATCTGCGCCGTGCCTCGCGCATCATCGATCTCTTCCGCAGCCATTTCTTCGATGCCGAAAGCTGGACTGTCGGCGAATATTTCGACGACGGCTGGAAGTCGGCAAACAGCGAGAAAGCCACCTGGACCGAGCCCGGCCATCATTTCGAATGGGCTTCGCTGCTGGTCGATTTCGCCGACCGCAGTGGCCAGACTGAACTCACCGACTTTGCCCGCAAGCTATATGCCTCGGCCGTCGCCAACGGCCTCAACCGCGCTACCGGCCTTGCCTACGGCGCCGTATCGCGGCAGGGCCTGCCGCTCGACCGGGTGTCGCGCAGCTGGCCGCAGGCAGAAGCGATCAAGGCGGCGATCGCGCTCGATGGTTCAGGCGGGCCCGACCTTAAGCCGGAGATCGAGGAGCGTGTCGGCCGCCTGTTTCGCTGGCACATCGACCCAGCGCCGCTCGGCCTGTGGATAGACCGCATCGACGAACGCGGCCGCTCGCTGGCGTCAGATGTGCCGGCCAGCATCTTCTATCATTTGGTCTGCGCACTGACTCAGTACCTGGACGGCACGGTAGAGAGGGAGAGCTGAGGGGCTGGAGTTGCCGATCTCCCCCGCAAAGCATTCCCACGGTGACGGCCGCCTTGCTGAGGTAGCCCTGAAATCTGCGAGCCTGGTGCAAGCACTGACGAAGCAGACGCGCTATACCGCCAAGCTGGTGGTCCAGCTCCGCGACGCGCGAAGCGATAAGGCCTCGGCGCTCGGCGCCTTGATCTCTTCTTCCACAGCGACGACAACCGCATCGAGGCGATCCGCGTCGGCACGGCGCAGCCCCTGCGCGAGCCGAAGTGCCCGGCCCCTCCACTCCGACAAGATCGCCAAGGTCGATTCCGGCATCGGCATCGAACGCCTTGGGGCGACAATCACCGAGCCACTCGTTTCTGACACGCTCTTCACCGCTCGTTGCGGAGCAGAAGGCGGACGTTTCCACTCTCATCGATTCGATCGCCAATCGCATCGGCGCGGATCGTCTTTGGCGCATGGTGCCCGTTGAGCGGCGTGCCGGAACGACCCGTAAGGCGCATGGCGACGGCACGAATATCGATGACACCTGGCCCGGTGATTTGGCCGCGGCCGGCACGCCTCCTGCCCAGGCCGGAGGCGATCGAGACGGTGGCTGCTTCCGCCCGATCACCGTTCCGTCCCCTTTACCTGGCGCGGCGTGCGCCGAGGCGCAAATTAGGCCGACGGCCCAGAACACATTTCGGGCGAGTGGTAGAAGCGTGACGCCTAGCGACGCCGCCGTCTGCGATTATTTCCGCGTCGAGGACGAAATTTAGGTCAAGCCGTTGAAGCTTGTCCGCGGCTATCCAACTCGTGGATGCGCTTCATCGAAACAAACGATTTCACCAATCTTGCGGAACGTTGCATAGGAACAATTCAAGGATGGGCCCTAAGAATAGTTATTAGTATTCGCGCTCGCTCCGAGGAGTGTTTTCTCGTGTACGCCGAACATCACCGAGGCGCATGTCCATGCGGCCGGGTTCTTCCGCGCTCTGCGCAAGCTACATCGCGTTGGCTCGACGCGACGAGGTTCCCCAAGTGCATAGGCGCTTACCCGATTTCTCTGGCAGCCGGCGGTGAACGTGACATGCAGGCTGCCCAGCTCCATCCGAAATACAAACGTAAGCAGATGAGAATGAAGACATGAAAAAAGTCTATGTAGCGGGCCATCGCGGCCTTGTTGGATCCGCCACAGTGAGAGCCCTCGCGGCCTTAGAATCGTATGAAATAATAACGCGGACCCACGACGAACTGGATCTCTCCGATCGGACCGCGACCCGCGAGTTCTTTATGTCGCAAAGACCGGATTACGTCATTATGTGCGCCGCAAAGGTTGGTGGAATTCTTGCCAACGCAAGCTTTCCGGTTGATTTCCTTCACAACAATCTCGCGATTCAAGTCAGCGTTTTTGATGCCGCCCACGCATCCGGCGTTGAGCGGATGATCTTTCTTGGTAGCTCGTGTATCTACCCACGGGATTGCCCGCAACCGATACGAGAGGACTACCTTCTGTCCGGTCCGCTTGAAGCGACAAATCGACCCTACGCTTTGGCAAAGATAGCCGGCGTTGAATCATGCTGGTCTTTCAACCGACAGTACCGGACGCGCTATCTCGCGTTGATGCCGACCAACTTGTACGGTCCCGGAGATAATTATCACCCCGACAACTCTCACGTTCTGCCCGCTCTGATGCGACGTTTTCATCAGGCCAGAATGAACGGTGACTCCTCGGTCGTGGTTTGGGGATCCGGAGGGCCCCAGCGAGAGTTCATGTACTCTTTGGATATAGGGGATGCCATTGCATTCCTGCTTGGCCTGCCGGATTCGGATTTTGGCGCCTTGACGGCTCCCGCGACCGCGCCGCTGATCAATGTTGGCGTTGGAGAGGACGTTACAATTCGCGAACTGGCGGAACTGATTAAGACGACGCTCAGCTACGAGGGCGATTTGGTGTTCGACACGACGAAGCCAGACGGCACACCGCGCAAGCTGCTGGACGTATCGCGCTTGCATACTCTTGGCTGGAAAGCCAAAACGTCTCTTGGTGTCGGGTTGCAAGCGACGTACGAGGATTTTCTCCGCCATCATAAAGCTTGACGTTGATGCTCACAGCCTGGCTGGCTGCATGTTCGATCTGGTTCCAACTTTCCTGCGCCATTCAAATCTGGCATTGCCGCCGCGAGAGGTGCGTGAAGCACTTATATACCGGCTAACGGCCTGGTTCGCCCAAATTAGGCCGCTAGCACACGCCAGGGACATCATCGTGGGCATATTGCGGACGGCGACCGGCGTGGGACCGCGTGCGACCTGCCACGACGTTGAAGGCGGCAGGACTCCGGGTTCACGGCGCCGACCGGCGCGGCCGGGAGCGCACCATGTTCGCATTGGCTCGCCTTATCCAAATTCAGGACGGAGGCGCCACCCGCCAAGTCCACTGTATGGCGCAGATGATCTGAAACGCGCTCAACGCCCGGCTGACGCGTCGAATCCTCAGATCCGATGCCCGGGCGACCAGCGTCGCCCGCCGCCACCAAAGAGGCCCGCAATTGCTAACCCAAAACATGGTTCGCAATGGCCTACTGGAAGCAGCACGCCGCAATGCCGAGGTCGTGCAAGCTCTCGGTCTCGGAAAGGCCCCAGCGATCGACTCATCGTTCTGCGTGTTGGCGGTTTATCCGGATGCGCACGATTTCCGGTTGGACATGGCACAACGTCTAACTGAGAGATTGGCCGCGAGGTCCCGCCCTCGAGCATTGGCAGATGCTAACGACAACATTGCTTACTGTCCCGGACCATACAGGGGCCAAAGCCCATGAAGCCGGAGGTCGGTGGTGCCCTTGCTGTCAATCGCCCTTAGCCGCCTTTGGCGAAGCCGTCGGAATGTCACCTCCGCGGAATGGGTCGAAGTCAGCGTTGTGTTTGCTCACTACACTGGGCCTGGAAGAAATGCGCCCTTAGTCCATCCTCGAAGCGTGATCGGATCCGCGTAAGCGCCACCCGGCGAACCGTAGTCCTCTCCCGGCCAATCACAGGGCGTGGCTTGCCATACATCCATCGTGCGGATGCGTTCCATCAATACAATCGATTTTACGAATTTTAGAGAATGCGGATATGAGTCGGCCGGGAGAACAGGTCTACTGAGAATGCGAGCTGCCACTCGCCGACCAGTCAAACTGTCCAACTTCTTCCGAAAGATTCATGGACCGACCGGCGCGGTCGAGGCGGGATCATTCGAAACAAATCGCAGTTGGCTGGCGCTAGCCCCCGGAGTTCCGGTTGATACCTTCCAGGGATGTCGCGTGCGCAATTGAGGCGTTGAGGGTAAAGTTCGATGGAAATACATATGCAGGAACCGATCTCTTCATTAAAAGTACATCAGCATATCGTTTCACTACTGCAAAAACCCGATCCCGTCATCTTGGACATCGGCTGCAATGACGGAACCGATGCGCGACGTTTTCTCAGGCTTTGCCCGAAGGCTCAGCTCTACTGCTTTGAGCCAGACCCTCGTGCGGCTGCTCGCTTTAAGAAAAACATGAATCCGTACCTGGACAAGATGAAACTGTTTGAAATCGCGCTCAGCAACCGAAATGGCACGATTGATTTCCATCCAAGCAATGGAGAAGGAAGCGCAAAGGAATGGGACCAATCTGGCTCGATACGCCGACCCAAGAATCATCTTGTCGAACATGCTTGGGTTCGGTTCGATCGCCCCATCCCAGTTGAAACTCGAAGGCTTGACGACTGGTGCAGCGAAGCGAACCTGAACAAGATCGACTTCATCTGGATGGATGTGCAGGGAGCCGAGTCAGATGTCATTGCTGGCGGCAGACAGACCTTGAGCAACACGCGCTTTATCTACACGGAATATAGCGACCACGAGCTCTATGAAGGGCAGCTGTCCCTGCAAGCCATTCTTGATCTTTTGCCTTCGTTCGAATTGGTGACCCGCTATCCACGCGGAGTGGAGGGCGATGTTTTGCTCAGGAATACGAGCCTCTAGAACAGGCCCGTTCTGCTTCTGTCCTGCTGCAGCCCTCCATCCTCATTGGAGATCCACAAGCGGCTGGATTTGGGTGCGAGGATCGCACCGTGAGCGGTCGCAGCATGCTTGATTGGACCGAAGCCTTGGTGCCCTTGCAGATCCGCCGGAAACAGGTTCTGCGAGGCGAGGCAAGGGAAATTGGTCCCCGTGAAGGACTCCAACTTTCAGCTTTAGGCCACCTGAACCGCCGCCTTCGCCGAGCTCGATGAATCGAACGGAATCATGGATGAGCCGCCGCAAGGCATCTTTTCACTGACCAGGCGCAATCGCGAGAGGATGTTGCCACACATGATTTCGACCGCCGTTGCGCTCGACTTTTGCGACCAGGCATGGGGATTTCGTCCGCTCGGTTGCAGCCAGTGGGCCCTGGATACCGCCGCGATCCGCGCAAACATTCGATACTTTGCGCCGACTCTGGCGCGCTCGCCGTGCCCCTACCTAATACCCATCATTTCCAGCGAATATCCCAACGGCGGCGCCCTGTCGCCCGAGGAGAGCCCGGCACGTGCGGATCCAGAAAGCCTAAGCGCCGCTCGAGAGATCTCGCTTTCTCGCGAAAGCCTTGACTGTGAATGTGCACCGCTCCGTGAAATTAACCGGTCCAGCAAGTCACCAACCGGGAATCTTCCGTTAAGAACACCAGAGGGCGGAAAGTAGTGATCCGCGGGACAATGCATGGACGCAAAGATACCTAGAGGCCTTATGCTTGATCACATGCCGTCGGGGCGAAAGAGTGCCGGCTCGCGCTCAGCAGGGACAAACAACCGAGACCTAGTCTTTGATTTCGCCAAAGGCGTACTCATTATCTTGGTAATAATTGGACATCTTTTGCAGTCAGTAATATATAGAGACACTGACAACTTTTGGATGTCGCCATATTTCAAGTCAATTTACATGTTTCACATGCCTCTCTTTATGGCGATAAGCGGATATCTTTCTTCTGGAGCAATTTTGCGAAAATCGTTCACTCGAGGTGTCAGCGATCGAGCGATGCAATTACTACTTCCAATGCTGGTTTGGTGTGCGTTAATCTGGATATCCAAGTCCGCCGTGGTTTCTCAAACGGGCGGTTTAGCTGGTGGAATGTTGGATTTTTCGAAGGAGTTCATTGGCACATACTGGTTCATGTGGGCGGCATTCGCTTCTTTCCTTCTTATTAAGCTTCTTACCACTTTCAATCACTTATCGATGTGGATTATAGGAGCATCCGCAATTGCGGTCGCATTCTTGCCCCTCACATCGTCGATAATGCCGTTGGTGAGATACACTTACCCGTTCTTCTGTTTTGGGTTCTTGTTTGCCCAGTCGACCGCATGGCTGACGAGTATCATTCTGCGCCCCAAAACTCTTTTGATGGCCTTACTCTCGATGGCAACTTTCCTGTGCTTCCTTGCTTGGGGAAAGGAGACTTACGCCTACAACAATCTTGTTCTAGTTCACGATGGACAGTCAGCTAAACAAGTGTTGCTGATGTTCGCTGGCTCTGCAGCGGCTTCTGCAGTGGCGATGCAGTTTATGTTCCAATGCTGGAGAGCCGGCTGTTCAGCTCGAGTAGCTCGCTTCGTCGCGGTGGAGCTTGGTCAGAGCACGCTGCTGCTCTACCTGGTCCAGGGTGCCGTCTTTCGCCTCATGGATTTGATACAGTTCGGACAACTCTGGGGTCTCACGACCAGAATCGCGGTCGCAAGTGTGCTTGGAGTGGCGATTGTTGTCATAGCGATGACAATTCGCAGGATGGTGCGCGACCTTGGTTACGTGTCGCGGGTTGTCGGGGCGCCACCACGCCCAAGTCTGCTCAAACCTCAATCTGTGATCAGTTAGCCATCTGAACTCAACGCGCGGCTGCGGGCGCGGCAGGAGCCTGTGAGCCGAGAGCGACAGCCGCACTTCATGGGAGGAAAGA
Above is a genomic segment from Mesorhizobium shangrilense containing:
- a CDS encoding phosphomannomutase/phosphoglucomutase translates to MIKSVDEARPNSFEFETSALIKPSGFREYDARWWFGQTGSAEPPELNLIGVQALGMGLGTLIRRLGAGPDIVTGHDFRSYSLGIKLALVSGLMAAGAKVRDIGLALSPMAYFAQFAFDTPSVAMVTASHNENGWTGVKMGAARPLTFGPDEMSALKAIVLAGDFDLAGGGSYNFIRDFRATYLDDLIRDKRITRKLKVVAACGNGTAGAFAPEALQRIGCEVIPLDVELDHTFPRYNPNPEDMKMLHAIRDKVLETGADVGLGFDGDGDRCGVVDNEGNEIFADKVGVMLARDISLLHPGSTFVVDVKSTGLFNTDAVLRANGAVTDYWKTGHSYIKRRVAELGAVAGFEKSGHFFFNPPIGRGYDDGLVTAIAICQMLDRSPSSSMADLYRALPLTFGTPTMSPHCADDVKYGLVERVVADFQAMQRDGASFAGQKIVDLITVNGVRVVAEDGTWGLVRASSNKPELVVVVESPVSSDRRRQMFDAVDAVLRRSPEVGPYNQTF
- a CDS encoding GDP-L-fucose synthase family protein, producing the protein MKKVYVAGHRGLVGSATVRALAALESYEIITRTHDELDLSDRTATREFFMSQRPDYVIMCAAKVGGILANASFPVDFLHNNLAIQVSVFDAAHASGVERMIFLGSSCIYPRDCPQPIREDYLLSGPLEATNRPYALAKIAGVESCWSFNRQYRTRYLALMPTNLYGPGDNYHPDNSHVLPALMRRFHQARMNGDSSVVVWGSGGPQREFMYSLDIGDAIAFLLGLPDSDFGALTAPATAPLINVGVGEDVTIRELAELIKTTLSYEGDLVFDTTKPDGTPRKLLDVSRLHTLGWKAKTSLGVGLQATYEDFLRHHKA
- a CDS encoding FkbM family methyltransferase, whose protein sequence is MSSLKVHQHIVSLLQKPDPVILDIGCNDGTDARRFLRLCPKAQLYCFEPDPRAAARFKKNMNPYLDKMKLFEIALSNRNGTIDFHPSNGEGSAKEWDQSGSIRRPKNHLVEHAWVRFDRPIPVETRRLDDWCSEANLNKIDFIWMDVQGAESDVIAGGRQTLSNTRFIYTEYSDHELYEGQLSLQAILDLLPSFELVTRYPRGVEGDVLLRNTSL
- the nolL gene encoding nodulation factor fucose acetyltransferase NolL, which codes for MLDHMPSGRKSAGSRSAGTNNRDLVFDFAKGVLIILVIIGHLLQSVIYRDTDNFWMSPYFKSIYMFHMPLFMAISGYLSSGAILRKSFTRGVSDRAMQLLLPMLVWCALIWISKSAVVSQTGGLAGGMLDFSKEFIGTYWFMWAAFASFLLIKLLTTFNHLSMWIIGASAIAVAFLPLTSSIMPLVRYTYPFFCFGFLFAQSTAWLTSIILRPKTLLMALLSMATFLCFLAWGKETYAYNNLVLVHDGQSAKQVLLMFAGSAAASAVAMQFMFQCWRAGCSARVARFVAVELGQSTLLLYLVQGAVFRLMDLIQFGQLWGLTTRIAVASVLGVAIVVIAMTIRRMVRDLGYVSRVVGAPPRPSLLKPQSVIS